The sequence AAAAAACTGACTTTTATTTTAGTAGCAGCAGCCTTATTGGCAGCATGCGGAGGTAACACAGGTGTTAACCAGGAAACCGCGGTTGTAGAAGAAACCGTAGTCACGGAGCCTGTAATATTGGAAGTTAACAGTTTTCAGGAAAAAGCTGAAGGACTGGTAGGACAGGAAATCACGATCGAAGGCATTGTAGTACATGTTTGTAAGCATGGTGGACAGAAAATGTTTATCACCGCTGACAATCCCGACATCAGTGTTAAGATCACCCCTGCAGAGGGAATGGCTGCTTTTGTACCCGAACTCGAAGGTAGCCCGATCATTGTAAAAGGTATCGTGCAGGCTATCGAAGAAGAAATGCCGGCAGAGGAAGAAGGAGAGGGACATGAGCAGGATGAAGCACATGAAACTCAATATCACAAGCCCCAGTATTCTGTTTCTGCCGTTGAATTCACCATTAAAGAAGCGCCTGCAGCTGAAGAACCCACAGAAGCCGAGCCGGAGAATAACTAATCAAACGTATGGCCTTTAAGTGGAGAAAATGGGTTAGGGTCACCCATCGTGATCTGGGATATCTGTTCTTTGGAATGACACTGGTTTATGCGATTTCAGGCATAGCTATCAATCATCTCAACGATTGGAACCCAAATTACAAGGTTACGCGTGAAATGGTGACTCTCGATCTTCCTCCTGCCCCGGAAAGGCAAGATATAATCAACGCCCTCGGGAATATTGGCAGAAAGGAAGAATACAAACAACACATTTTCCCCAACGAAGGATATGTAAAGATTTTTATCAGGAACGGAAGCATCGAAGCCAACCTGGAAACAGGAAAAGGAATTTTGGAGACAATTGAAAAGCGCCCGGTTTTCCGGGCGCTTAATTATCTCCACTATAATCCGGTGAAATGGTGGACATATTTTTCTGATCTATACTCCATTAGCCTGATCTTAATTGCCGTTACCGGCTTATTCATTCTTAAGGGCAAAACGGGTATTACCGGCCGCGGTGCCTGGCTCACAATCCTCGGAATTATTATACCTCTGATCTTTTTATTTATCTATTACCGATGAATGAAATATGGTTCATACTGGCTTTTTTTGCATGGTATGCCCTTTCCCTGGTTGTTGCTGAAAAAACAGGAAAAGCAAGCAAATTAGGAGAAGAGTGGACCTTCTTTCTCAGTTTTATGCTCAGTCCTTTGATTGGTTGGATTGCAGCCAAATGGATAACAGGGAGGAAACTGCGTCATTAAAATAACCCGTTCATCCTTAAAAATCAATTCATCAGATCATCTCAAAATCCATCTGCTTCTTCTGTAAATCAATTTTTTTAACCCTGATGGTTACTTTGTCACCCAGCTTGTATTGATTTCCATGCCGTTGCCCGATAACCCGGTAATTTTCCTCGTCGAGATAATAGAAATCATCATCAAGATCCTGCAGTCTCACCATGCCTTCGCATTTATTCCCGATGATCTCCACGTAAATACCCCATTTGCTTACTCCGCTGATCAAGCCTTCAAACTCCTGACCAATCTTGTCGAGCAGGAACTCAGCTTGTTTGTATTTGATCGAAGCACGCTCGGCCTCTATCGCTTTCCTTTCCATATCGGATGAATGTTCGCACATTTTTTCATAGGTCTCCTGGTTAACGGAGGCCCCATCGTCAAGATACCTTTCCAGAAGACGGTGAACCATCAGGTCGGGGTAGCGCCGGATGGGTGAAGTGAAATGAGTATAATAAGGGAATGCCAGTCCGTAATGGCCAATGTTTTCCGTCGAATATTCCGCCTTGGCCATGGTACGTATCGCAATTGCTTCAATCATGTTTTCTTCTCCCTTACCGGCAATGTCTTTAAACAGCTTGTTAAACGAACGCGCCATGGTTTTCTGGGAACCGGTACTCATACTGTAACCAAGCCGCCCCAGAAACTGAACAAAATTGGCCAGCTTTTCCGGGTTGGGTTCATCATGGATCCTGTAAACAAAAGTCTTTGGTTTCTGCCTGCCTTTCTTTTTGCCAATTAGTTCTGCCACTTTACGATTGGCCAGCAACATGAAGTCTTCAATCAAACGATTCGAATCCTTTTGCTCCTTGATGTATACTCCTATTGGCTTACCGTTCTCATCAAGACGGAATTTGACTTCCTGTGTATGAAAATTGATGGAACCGTTACGAAAACGCTCAGCCCTGAGCTTTGAAGCCAACGAATGAAGAATGGCTATCTCTTCAGCATATTCTCCCTTGCCTTCCTCAATGATCTTTTGCACTTCCTCATAGTTGAACCTGCGATTGGAATGGATCACGGTTTTCCCGTACCATTGACCGATGATATCTGCCTCATCGTTCATCTCAAAAACTGCCGAAAAACAAAGTTTGTCCGTTTGAGGCTGAAGCGAACAAACATTGTTCGATAGTTTTTCAGGAAGCATTGGGATCACCCTGTCGACGAGATATATGGATGTACCCCGCCTGAATGCTTCTTTGTCGATCGAAGTCTCTTTACCCACATAATGCGAAACATCTGCGATATGAACACCAACCTCCCAGTTACCGTTTTCCAGCTTCATTAATGAGATGGCATCATCATAATCCTTGGCATCTTCAGGATCTATCGTGAGAGTAAAAACATTGCGAAAATCCCTTCGCCGGGCGATTTCCCTTTCAGGGATCTCAACAGGAATACGATCCGCGTCTTTTTCAACATCCGCAGGAAATGAAAGCGGAAAATCATATTCTGCCAGGATACTCTGCATCTCAACATTGTTGTCACCAGGAAATCCAAGAACATCAATGATTTCCCCGAAAGGGTTTTTAGAATGTTCCGGCCAGTCGGTGATTTTTGCTATGGCTTTTTGTCCGTTTTTGGCACCAAGAAGCATCTCCCGGGGTATGAAAATATCCACAGGCATGTTCTGACTGTCGGGTATGAGGAAGGCAAAATTCTTATAAAGATTTACAACACCGACAAACTGTTCCTTGTTGCGTTTCAGGATGCCGGTAATTTGTCCTTCCAGCTTTCTTCCTGGCCTCTTTGGGAACAAACGGACACTCACTATATCACTGTGTAAGGCATGACCGGTATTATTCGAGGCAATGAAGATGTCTTCTCCCCCTTCATCCGGTGTAACATAGGCCTTTCCTGTCTGTTTCATATCAACCTTTCCCGAAATGGTAACCGGTGGCGGTGCTATCTCGGCCAGATGCTCGGGATTCATCTTGTATTTTCCGGGTTTAACTTCCAGGATGATCTGATCCTCATACAATTCAAACAGGATGGTACTTACAAGATCTCTTCCGGCCAAATCCTGCCTGTCCAGCCTCGCTGCAACCTGCTTGTAATTAAAGGTTTTTAACGGATTTCCACTGAAGATTTTCAGTATTTCCTTTACCAGTTCTCCCTTCCGGCCCATCGGCCTCCCCGTTCTGCTTTTCTTCTTCTTTCCCATAATAATCGATTTAATAAAATAATACGGTCAACCTCAATAACCCCGGCTTACGTTCCCGACTTGCGTTCCTGACTTGCGTTCCTGACTTGCGTCGGGACAAGCGGGACAAGCGGGACAAGCGGGGCAGGCAATATAACAATATATTATTTCACCCTTTCGGTATCGCCCCAATCAACCTCTTCGTATATTCTGTGCCCGGCTTATCACAAATTTCCTGAGCAAACCCCTCTTCCACTATCTTACCTTCGTGCATAACCATCATGCGGTCCGACATAAACCTGACGACAGAAAGATCATGTGAGATAAATATATAGGTAAAACCAAAATCCTTTTTAAGATCATTCAATAGATTCAGGATTTGTGCCTGAACCGACACATCCAGTGCACTGACCGATTCATCGCAAACGATGAAAGACGGATTAACAGCCAGGGCTCGTGCAATGCAAACCCGTTGCCGTTGGCCCCCGGATAATTCATGAGGATATCTGTCAAAATATTTTGCTTCCAATCCCACCCTCTCAAACAATTCCATGGTTTGTTTCTTTCTCTCACGTTCGTTTTCACAGATACGAAAAACCTTCATAGGTTCAGATACCGCATTTCCTACCGGTAAACGTGGGTTCAGCGATGAATACGGATCCTGAAAAATGATCTGCATCTCTCTGCGCAATGATCGGAGCTCTGAAGCCGAAAGAGTAATAAGATCCTTGCCTTTGTAAATGACCTGTCCTTCTGTTGGTTCATTCAGCCTTAAAATGCTCCTGCCCAGGGTAGTCTTCCCGCAGCCCGATTCACCAACCAAACCAAGTGTTTCGGAAGGATAAACCCCGAAACTTACTCCGTCGACGGCCCGGATAAAATCCCTGGGCCTGCCGAAAAAATCTCTCCTGGCAGGAAACCATGTTTTCAGATTTTTTACTTCCAGGAAAGGCTTTTCTGCATATATAACATTTCTGCGATGCACAAGTTCGCCGGCATCCCTGAAAAATCTTTTGTCGTAATCAAAAGAGTCTTCTTTTTTTTGAGACATGATGAAATCGGCCAATGTGGGAAGCCGTTTATAATTGCGGTCCATCCTGGGCCTGCAAGCCAGAAGTCCTTTGGTATAGGGATGTTCAGGATGATGGAATATCCTGCTGATTTCCCCCGATTCAACCTTTTCCCCATCTTTCATCACGATCACCTGGTCGGCTATCTCCGCGATCACGCCAAGGTCGTGACTGATAAAAATCATCGACATCCGGTATTTTTCCTGCAGGCTTTTCAGCAGATCAAGGATCCTGCGCTGCACGGTGACATCCAGGGCGGTAGTCGGCTCATCTGCGATCAGGATACGGGGATGACAGGAAATGGCCATGGCTATCATCACCCTTTGCTTCTGACCTCCGCTGAGTTGATGAGGATAGGATTTGAAAATACTTTCGGGCCGCGGTAACTGAACCTCGCGGAATAAATCCATGACAAAGCTCCTGGCTTCGCGTCGCCCAATATCATTATGCTCCAGTATGGCTTCCATAACCTGCCGTCCGCAGGTGATCACCGGATTCAATGAAGTCATCGGTTCCTGGAAGATCATGGAAATATCCTTTCCGCGGTATTTTCGAAGTTCTTTCTCAGGAAGTTTCCTGAGATTGGTTGGTAATGTGTTTTCCCTCCTGTAAAGGATCTCTCCCGAAACAATCCTGCCCGGCGGTGAAGGGATCAGGCCCATGATGGAAAGAGAAGTTACCGACTTACCCGATCCGCTTTCTCCTACGATACCAAGTACGGAACCTGCCTGCAGATTGAAGGAAACATTTTTTACCGCGGTAGAATAACCATTCTCGTCACGGAAATCTATCGATAGGTTGCGTATTTCCAAAA is a genomic window of Bacteroidota bacterium containing:
- a CDS encoding PepSY-associated TM helix domain-containing protein; the encoded protein is MAFKWRKWVRVTHRDLGYLFFGMTLVYAISGIAINHLNDWNPNYKVTREMVTLDLPPAPERQDIINALGNIGRKEEYKQHIFPNEGYVKIFIRNGSIEANLETGKGILETIEKRPVFRALNYLHYNPVKWWTYFSDLYSISLILIAVTGLFILKGKTGITGRGAWLTILGIIIPLIFLFIYYR
- the rnr gene encoding ribonuclease R, whose protein sequence is MGKKKKSRTGRPMGRKGELVKEILKIFSGNPLKTFNYKQVAARLDRQDLAGRDLVSTILFELYEDQIILEVKPGKYKMNPEHLAEIAPPPVTISGKVDMKQTGKAYVTPDEGGEDIFIASNNTGHALHSDIVSVRLFPKRPGRKLEGQITGILKRNKEQFVGVVNLYKNFAFLIPDSQNMPVDIFIPREMLLGAKNGQKAIAKITDWPEHSKNPFGEIIDVLGFPGDNNVEMQSILAEYDFPLSFPADVEKDADRIPVEIPEREIARRRDFRNVFTLTIDPEDAKDYDDAISLMKLENGNWEVGVHIADVSHYVGKETSIDKEAFRRGTSIYLVDRVIPMLPEKLSNNVCSLQPQTDKLCFSAVFEMNDEADIIGQWYGKTVIHSNRRFNYEEVQKIIEEGKGEYAEEIAILHSLASKLRAERFRNGSINFHTQEVKFRLDENGKPIGVYIKEQKDSNRLIEDFMLLANRKVAELIGKKKGRQKPKTFVYRIHDEPNPEKLANFVQFLGRLGYSMSTGSQKTMARSFNKLFKDIAGKGEENMIEAIAIRTMAKAEYSTENIGHYGLAFPYYTHFTSPIRRYPDLMVHRLLERYLDDGASVNQETYEKMCEHSSDMERKAIEAERASIKYKQAEFLLDKIGQEFEGLISGVSKWGIYVEIIGNKCEGMVRLQDLDDDFYYLDEENYRVIGQRHGNQYKLGDKVTIRVKKIDLQKKQMDFEMI
- a CDS encoding ABC transporter ATP-binding protein, which translates into the protein MNDLVLEIRNLSIDFRDENGYSTAVKNVSFNLQAGSVLGIVGESGSGKSVTSLSIMGLIPSPPGRIVSGEILYRRENTLPTNLRKLPEKELRKYRGKDISMIFQEPMTSLNPVITCGRQVMEAILEHNDIGRREARSFVMDLFREVQLPRPESIFKSYPHQLSGGQKQRVMIAMAISCHPRILIADEPTTALDVTVQRRILDLLKSLQEKYRMSMIFISHDLGVIAEIADQVIVMKDGEKVESGEISRIFHHPEHPYTKGLLACRPRMDRNYKRLPTLADFIMSQKKEDSFDYDKRFFRDAGELVHRRNVIYAEKPFLEVKNLKTWFPARRDFFGRPRDFIRAVDGVSFGVYPSETLGLVGESGCGKTTLGRSILRLNEPTEGQVIYKGKDLITLSASELRSLRREMQIIFQDPYSSLNPRLPVGNAVSEPMKVFRICENERERKKQTMELFERVGLEAKYFDRYPHELSGGQRQRVCIARALAVNPSFIVCDESVSALDVSVQAQILNLLNDLKKDFGFTYIFISHDLSVVRFMSDRMMVMHEGKIVEEGFAQEICDKPGTEYTKRLIGAIPKG